In a single window of the Terriglobus roseus genome:
- a CDS encoding DUF3108 domain-containing protein, translated as MQSLRKALLLAACLLVSSARAQKEGVPPASAPPVIPPMQGYSFPQHQTLTFAVDWRVFTAGSVTFQLDQQGPLMKVGATADTVGATNMIYQVIDRFQSSFNMATGCSAGFSKQTQEGRRKVSSDLVFTPGATAPAPGSSSTPVLGTQSLNERNLVKNTTKHQEGQIPACAIDSLSGIFYVGSQKLTVGQDFKLPLADAMRTVAVTMKVEAREDVKTPAGTFSAIRVQPTADAGVVKNRGTITIWYSDDARHLPVQIRAKLLWGTITFHLQSVS; from the coding sequence TTGCAATCGCTTAGAAAAGCCCTTCTGCTGGCAGCGTGCCTGCTCGTCTCCAGTGCTCGCGCACAGAAGGAAGGCGTGCCTCCTGCCTCTGCGCCGCCCGTGATCCCGCCCATGCAGGGCTATAGCTTTCCGCAACATCAGACACTGACCTTCGCAGTCGACTGGCGCGTCTTCACCGCCGGCAGTGTCACCTTCCAGTTAGACCAGCAGGGACCGTTGATGAAGGTGGGGGCGACGGCTGACACGGTGGGCGCGACCAATATGATCTACCAGGTCATCGACCGCTTCCAGTCCAGCTTCAACATGGCAACCGGCTGCTCCGCAGGCTTCAGCAAACAGACACAGGAGGGCCGTCGCAAGGTCTCCAGCGACCTGGTCTTTACGCCCGGTGCAACGGCTCCCGCACCCGGCAGCAGCTCCACGCCGGTGCTTGGAACGCAGAGCCTCAACGAACGCAACCTGGTGAAGAACACGACCAAGCACCAGGAAGGTCAGATTCCCGCGTGCGCGATTGATTCGCTCTCGGGAATCTTCTACGTCGGCTCGCAGAAGCTGACCGTGGGCCAGGACTTCAAGCTGCCACTGGCCGATGCGATGCGTACTGTCGCCGTCACCATGAAGGTCGAGGCGCGTGAGGATGTGAAGACACCGGCCGGCACCTTCAGTGCGATCCGCGTCCAGCCAACGGCGGATGCCGGTGTGGTGAAGAACCGCGGCACCATCACCATCTGGTACTCCGACGACGCGCGGCATCTCCCCGTGCAGATCCGCGCCAAGCTGCTGTGGGGAACCATCACGTTCCACCTGCAGTCCGTCTCCTAG
- a CDS encoding histidine triad nucleotide-binding protein — protein sequence MAADCIFCRIVAGTIPSTKVFEDDRALAFRDLHPAAPVHVLVIPKEHIASTAHALESHEALLGHLMLTAAKVAGQEDLSNGFRVVANTGADGGQTVDHLHLHVLGGRSMTWPPG from the coding sequence ATGGCTGCTGACTGCATCTTCTGCCGCATTGTTGCCGGGACCATCCCGTCAACCAAAGTCTTTGAGGACGACCGCGCACTTGCCTTTCGCGATCTTCATCCGGCCGCGCCTGTCCATGTGCTGGTGATCCCGAAAGAGCACATCGCATCGACCGCACATGCTCTGGAAAGCCACGAAGCGTTGCTGGGACACCTGATGCTGACGGCTGCGAAGGTGGCCGGGCAGGAAGACCTGTCCAATGGCTTCCGAGTGGTTGCTAACACCGGCGCAGACGGCGGCCAGACCGTCGATCATCTGCACCTGCATGTGCTGGGCGGGCGTTCGATGACGTGGCCCCCGGGCTAG
- a CDS encoding septal ring lytic transglycosylase RlpA family protein, with the protein MTASNTGNRSDTGLLVHRCAFACMALFVALLTTGCHHKAKVSRHYPPPPPTRSPSRAAPSTSTAQRGLHGGPLPSYAIPDPNVDDNAIASGHTNSTETGLASWYGPPYHNRQGANGEVYDQNAMTAAHRTLPMGTVVRVTNLTTSQSVTVKITDRGPFVHGRLIDLSLAAAKETGIYRMGLAKVRVEVLEQRPGADLGGKWCVQIGAFLDKNNAWRLQSDLQRRYATSAKVIEFQGPTGHWVRINPISASRTQALQIASAIHAAEPDAQAYLVRLD; encoded by the coding sequence ATGACCGCAAGTAATACCGGCAACCGCTCGGACACCGGGCTGCTGGTGCACCGGTGCGCCTTCGCATGCATGGCGCTTTTCGTGGCTCTGCTGACCACCGGCTGCCACCACAAGGCGAAGGTCAGTCGTCACTATCCACCGCCGCCGCCCACCCGTTCCCCATCGCGAGCGGCACCCTCAACCAGCACCGCGCAGCGTGGCCTGCACGGCGGGCCGCTGCCCTCCTACGCCATCCCGGATCCGAACGTCGATGACAACGCAATCGCCTCGGGTCACACAAACTCTACCGAGACTGGATTGGCCAGTTGGTATGGTCCGCCCTACCACAACCGCCAGGGCGCGAACGGCGAGGTCTACGACCAGAATGCAATGACCGCCGCGCACCGCACGCTGCCCATGGGCACGGTGGTTCGGGTAACCAACCTAACCACATCGCAGAGCGTGACCGTCAAGATCACCGACCGTGGACCGTTCGTGCACGGACGCCTGATCGACCTGTCGCTTGCAGCCGCGAAAGAGACAGGCATCTACCGGATGGGCCTGGCGAAGGTGCGGGTTGAGGTGCTCGAACAGCGCCCCGGCGCCGACCTGGGTGGTAAGTGGTGCGTCCAGATCGGGGCCTTCCTCGATAAGAACAACGCCTGGCGCCTGCAGAGCGATCTGCAACGACGCTACGCCACCAGCGCAAAGGTCATCGAGTTCCAGGGACCGACCGGCCACTGGGTTCGCATCAATCCCATCAGCGCATCGCGCACACAGGCGCTGCAGATCGCGTCCGCAATTCATGCTGCAGAGCCCGACGCGCAGGCGTACCTGGTGCGGCTGGACTAG
- a CDS encoding methyltransferase family protein, whose protein sequence is MSRGERLVRRIRVPLGFVFAAIFLWRARPSMTSLALSLLLVIPGLWLRGYAAGYVKKNAELTQTGPYAYTRNPLYLGSILAAFGFAFASRQWYLVVLLAVLFLVIYGPVILSEERFLRGHFPDFDAYAARVPRLLPRLTAAPTGQSAPVAAFSPERYRKHREYNSVMGAAALYATLLLLMFARMHYGAH, encoded by the coding sequence ATGAGCAGAGGCGAGCGGTTGGTGAGGCGCATACGTGTGCCGTTGGGTTTCGTCTTTGCGGCGATTTTTCTGTGGCGTGCAAGGCCTTCAATGACGTCGCTGGCGCTCAGTCTGTTGCTGGTGATTCCCGGCCTGTGGCTGCGTGGCTATGCTGCGGGTTATGTGAAGAAGAACGCAGAACTCACGCAGACCGGCCCCTACGCCTACACACGCAACCCGCTCTATCTGGGCTCCATCCTGGCAGCCTTTGGCTTCGCCTTTGCGTCGCGGCAGTGGTACCTGGTGGTGCTGCTGGCGGTGCTGTTCCTTGTGATCTATGGGCCGGTGATCCTGTCGGAGGAGCGTTTTCTACGAGGTCATTTCCCCGACTTTGATGCCTATGCCGCGCGTGTCCCGCGTCTGCTGCCACGGCTGACCGCAGCGCCCACAGGCCAAAGCGCGCCAGTCGCGGCGTTTTCACCCGAGCGATACCGCAAACACCGCGAGTACAATTCTGTGATGGGCGCGGCTGCCCTGTACGCTACGCTGCTTCTGCTCATGTTCGCCCGCATGCACTATGGCGCGCACTGA